A region of the Maniola jurtina chromosome 11, ilManJurt1.1, whole genome shotgun sequence genome:
TTCTGCTTATATGCTGATACAAAAATCCTTTTGAGAGACTTGGGTATGGCGAATGACAACTACGGAACCCAGATAGCTGGTCTGCTTGGATTTACTGTATTGTACAGACTAGTTGCGTACTTTATGCTGAGATATCGTCTAACGGCCGAATATAAGAGCAGATTCATGACCTATGTTAGCAAATTTTTGAAGCATAGATAACCTAACCTAGATAGACCTTGTAGATGCTTTGTTACTGATTTAAATTCACATATTAGAGACTATAGGACAGGTACCTACTCTGTCTCACTGAGACGCTCGTAAAGGCACGGTTGCGGGAGAATGACAGTTGATGTAAAAATCTAGGAATTCAACGTCGCGGTGACCCAACTCCATGAGCTGTTTCAGTCAAGCAGTACACCATACTTAGCCATCGATATTAGAACTTAACCTGCCAGACTGGTTAATTCTGGATAGGTAGACAAAAAATTAGATAATTGTAGCTATACTGTTTCACTGAGATGAGTCGTGAGGTAGGGCACAGGTTGCGGGAGTGACCGTCAACACTCAACGTCACTTTTATGTCATCCTCCGGCAACTCCTACCTACCTCACGAGCCGTTTCAGTcaaacagtacctacctacacctatCTTTAAAAAGTTACGAAgtttttatgtattaaaaattgatatttgacCTCGTAGTTAATTAAGaactaagtactttttaatGCAATTTCAATGAATTACTAATTAGATAGGTGAAAtattattgtaggtaggtattgaaaTTAGTTGATAATTGGGTAGGTAGACCGTaggatgaaataataatttatataactaTCTGTGATTTTTTGTTTAGCTTTATGTacgaattaattattaagtaaaattatgCACTATATTGAGATGAATTggacatttttattttgttctgcTGGATTAAAAATCAATGGAatcaaaatatttgaaataaaattgtatgaCAGAAACAAGAGATACCTATAGAATTATTAAATGaccaataaatacttaatagaaTAGGTGAGTAAGTTTGTTTGAAtttaatattaagattttgtcacaaaaattgttaattaagtacttaagaatataaaatattggtGTGAGAAATAAAAAACTGAAGTTAATTTTCGTTTCATttgttgaaaactaaaacccgaataaacattgaaatattcgagtaaatttgtttttctgctgcttggtatattttaatgttattttacatgagctcagaattttctcctttcatttgacatcctactcgatacaatagcaaaaaactttttggagacctccgctttttttgatgtaacatccgttaggtcaatttttttcgtacttataaaataatattagcctatgtcacccggacttttacaacgaatcaattaacacctaattcatcaaaatcggcccagtagtttaggcactatgatggaacacacagaatctggatacaaacatacatacatacatacatagactgctaaaatcataacccttccttttggctttgccgcagtcgggtaaaaattaccTCTATTCAACACAAATAACAGAAATATAACTGGTACCaatcgggaatcgaacccggagaAGCATCTAGTCTAGCGAGCGGTGTTATAAAACAACTTGCAGTagttatttttttctctttatatgTGCGTTAGGTATGTTGTGGAGATCTATAGGCTAAGTAAAACCTTAGATTGTCACAGTCGCTCATATGCGCTTCGAATCGAATTTGTGTCAGTGTGAATCGccccttaaggtgcccacgcactcgaactgaactgagCGTCGCGGCATATTCTGCACGACTCTTctgacgcgcagttcagttcgagtgcgtgggcacctttactgACGTAAATAGAACAGTGGTGGTTGCTTCATAAACAAGATCGATCCCCACAAGCGACGtcatacataagtacctacttactacaataattatgtatgtacaatATATATGTATAGGCCAAGTGTAGGTATCATGGTATACAAATACTAggaggtacctattattatacataGGGTAAACAATATAATCTCCAGACAATTATTTTTCTATACTTACATTACTATTTTATCAGAAtcgttttgaaatattattttattactatcgCAAAGTAAAGCATGATAAGATTCTTTCgtctaataaatataaagtgTGATAAGTTTATTACATCAACATACAATCACGCTGTTATCACAAAATATATAcgattttttcatattatagaTTTGCTTGTGTAACAGGCTGATTATATTTCTTCTATTtgattgttaaaataaaatagcatgaaaagttataaaatatttattacttacaagtgataaaaatcataaattataTCAACTGATTATATTTCTACTCATCTACTATTTTATATATCtattacctatataaaataaaaaaatataatctgcTGTGTGaacttatcaatttttttttgagataacGAAAACAAAATTATTGCCGATAATATCATTGTGACATGCAGTATATCTACAGTTATGCTTCATATATAAATTTCCTCTTAAATTAACATTCTTAATCTTTGCAGACGTCCAAAGCATCTTGTTTCTCTTCAACTAGCTCCTTGCCTGTTAAGTCAAGTTTTTCACGAGCGAAATCGGAGATAGTGAGACCCTCAACAATCTTCCACCTTCCATTACTAGTAGTGACAGGGAATGAGTACACAACATCTCTGGGTGTTCCGTATGATCCATCAGAAATTACTCCCATGCTCACCCAACGATCACCAGATCCCAGGAACCAATCCCTCATGTGGTCAGAAGCTGCTTTGGCAGCCGACAATGCAGATGACATTTTCCTTGCAGCTATAACAGCAGCACCTCGCTTCTGGACAGTTGAAACAAAGGTAGTCTTTAAGTAGTTATCGTCATTTATCGCTGCTGGGACAGGCTTCTCTGCACCACCAACTTTAACTACAGCATTCGATGCATCAGGGAACTGTGTGGATGAATGGTTTCCCCAAATAATTACATTCTTGACATCCTGGACAGGAACACCAATTTTTGCAGCAAGCTGAGATTGGGCACGGTTCTGATCGAGACGGGTCATGGCTGTGAAGTTTTCCTTAGGAATGGATGGAGCATATTTAGAGCAGATTAAAGCATTTGTGTTAGCAGGGTTACCGACCACGAGGACTTTTACATCCTTACGGGCAACTTTGTCTAGAGCCTGACCTTGCTCTTTGAAAATGCGTACATTGGCAGAGAGGAGGTCCTTCCTCTCCATACCTTCCCGTCTTGGCATGGCACCAACAAGGAAAGCGGCAGCTACATCTTTAAATGCTTCCTCAGGGTTAGCAGTAGGTAGGACTCCGGCGAGAAGTGGTAAAGCACAGTCTGCAAGTTCCATAACAACACCTTCTAAAACTCCCATCATGGGAGCAATATCAAGAAGGTGGAGAAATACAGGCTGGTCTGGGCCAAATACAGCACCAGAAGCAACCTGGTACAGAAGGGAGTAGGCAATTTGACCTGCAGCGCCCGTAACAACAACTTTGATTGGTGCAgcctgaaatttaaaaaaaaaagtagtataTTACAAGTGTTTTAGACATGTTTTTAATACCTGATATGAAAATTGCTAAATAAATACCCTTGATACATGTCTGCTTTGTGCAGTTTTTACTGATTTAGTAACATTCACTGCAGTTGTATCTAAATCCTTTGAATCAGACGATCCACAACATAAAAAGGACATTTTTAATTCAACAGTTAATCTACCTCCTCCAAATAAAAGATTACAATACTACTACTGCAGTACCTACTACAATTAGGTATCATTCATTATTACTTGTTCATAATCATTCCACATATTAGATAATCCCCACTGTAGACACAAGGTATCAGTAAAAATCAGAATCTAgtcattgaattattttatagaaGATTCTGATTTTTGATATTAACATACAGCTGTTGTTTCAAacatgctttattattatttaatcgaCACATAATATGTAACTCAAGCGCAAGTTTTTTTCTGATAATGTTATAAAGGTCAAACCAATGtcactgtaaataaaaatttcaatagcTTACCATTTTATAACACAGTTAGATTAATAACTTATAGGAAGTAGTTAGATTATTTTATGCCGGTTTACTGATAGCGGCAGAGAACACCACGTTTTTAAAACCTCAAACTGGTTTATTTCCCTTGCTTTGCATAACCTTCCTGCTGGAGTCTACAAACTTCACATCACATTCACAAAGTTACGAAACTAGAGGAatgtagtaaataaattaactatcCAACAATGCCGTgaagtttacaaattgtgaaacaAATGTTAAAGCAAAATGCAACTAAATCCTcagtaataaaattacaaatggttttgttttacggctgtcattttttattttccagCTGTTGTCCACAGAGTATTTATTATTCTGTAACTCTTGAACTGTCAAAGTATATATAAGCTAGTTGCACACGGATAACACGAACCACGGTCAAACGTCAGACATTTAAGGTTCATACGTCTTGTTCGTCCATCAAGATTTTGATGTTTGTAGGGTTCTACCTAAGCCTTTGCTGTCCGTTCATTCATCTATCCGTCTATCAATCAACGGGAAGCCGGGTACACACGGTAGCGACTCGTTGGCGATGTAATATTAGCTGTCTGGAGTGAAAATAGCTGTGATCGCGATGTTACTGACAAGTTACAATACAGCTaaagataaggctagctttagttagctaagttttattgtaatattttcaataaaaaaaaaaaaaaaaaaaaactcagctAACTAGGTATTTTTACGACTGTCGCTGTAATTTCAATTCTATTCCATTTTGTTTTATGGCGTGGAGCTGCAGCAGCACGAGCGTGATTTACTTTGCCAATGACCCAGTGTGTGAGACGCAGTGTGTACCCTACCTAAATTtaggtgtcaactgtcaagtgtcaagattaaaaattgaaatgacATAACATGAGATAACCTAAAAATTGTCGAGCAGCGAGACAGAAATTAAAGATAGAAAAATAGTTCATTAAATACGAAAAAGACCGAGATAAAACAATTGTGTTTTGAAAAACATTAATGTGTTAATTCTTAATTTTATACTAAAATGTCGTCTCTTTTGCGATCAACAAAACTTGTGCGATATTTTACTGGTGCGGCAAGAACTTTGATATTAAACTCTGCTAAGACTGCAGATGCTAATTTATTAATCAACCCAAAGGCTTTGAGTGCTTCTAACAAGTAAGTTCAATCCGACTTTATACAATAATGATAAATCAAGCACAAGACAATAAATAACCTGCAATTTAGCAAGCAGTTCTAAATAGTTGTGTAACTTATgataatgaatattattatcaatctaTACCTACCAACACATCTTAAGCAGGATTAGTCTAGAATTCTATGCCCTAAGCTAAGTTATCTATATTTTGTAGTTGACTGTTGCatacattaaatattttacatacttttctattttagtgTCCTCCTACGAGATTATGCCACTAGAAAAAGTGAGAGCCTCGATCCATTACTCCAGAAGTTGGACCTGGAGGTGAGGAAATTTGGGAGAATCACAAAAAAGGATATAGATGAAGTATTTGATGAGCTACGAGCCAATCATGACATTACTAGCTCACAATCATTATTGGTTATCAGATGTTGTGGtgagattttgttttaataatatatactttGATAAGTCTAATATCTAGGACTTGTTAAGATTCAGGCAAATGTAGAATATGGAATGGTTGGTATTTTTATAGAATGatttttaagtacttacttaatgttTAACATTTttggaacaaaaatattttagggGACCTTGTACCTGAAGAACTGCCTGAGCAAAGAACCCTTCTTGTTCAGAAGATATGGAATGTATTGACAGAAAGGGGTATACCCATGGATGTCTCCCACTACAATGCTCTACTCAGAGTCTATATTGAGAATGAACATCCCTTCTCTCCGGCAAAATTCCTGGAAGAAATGGAAAAGAAAGGCTTGCAACCAAATAGGTACTGTTTCTTACAATGTTTTTACAGGCAGTATTTATTAAGTAGAACACTAAACTTACTAGCTTACTTTCACTGAATgaacagtttaatttttatgtaaaaaacacTAATCCAGTAGAACATGCAATGTGCCAACTTAGTGTTTTAGGTATTAGAACTAGTGCATCTTTTGATATTTCAGTGCTTAAAATTTGACTTATGAACAAATGTATTTGATACAATATATAACATATAAATATGTAATGTATTCctttaattaacattttatttaacatTAGTTAATCTGGGGAGACAGTATACACAAcctaattttttcaattttttaagttagttttttgtGATAACCATAGATAGCTTTTAAAAACACtagttaagatttttttacaatgaTTTAGTGccattttataacaaaattagcAAAATCTAGCACATTTTTTGGAAAGTAGTTGGCAACACAGAGCATGCCTCACCTGTTGGTGCAGTTGAAAAATAACTTCTCATCTAAGCGATGTGTGACATCCAGTAGTGATATATTGTTTCCATGTTATCACAATGGAGCTCTTGAGAATTTCAGATGATAAATTGCGCATGTTAAGTactatgtattttcaatttatttaggTGTCTACCTACACTTGAAGGCAATTTCCGGAAAtacatttaggtatattataatatcatttttcGTACTTTAGGGGTTTGTGGGTTAGAATGCAATTTATGTTTTTATGTGTTACTGTAACTGAATGTCCATgaattaatttgaaatattgAACAGGGTGACATACCAAAGACTCATGTGGCGTTACTGCCAAGAAGGTGACGTAGATGGCGCCACTAAAGTCCTGGAGAAAATGAGGGAATTAAACATGCCAGTGTCCGAACCAGTTCTCAATGCCCTTATCATGGGCCATGCGTTCCACGGAGACACTGATGGTGCGAAGGCAGTTTTAGATACCATGGCAGGAGCTGGTCTGAAACCGTCCAATCGTACATATGCTTTGTTAGCATGTGGTTATGCAAAGCAGGGAGATATTGTTAATGTAGAAAATATTATCACAGCTGCTAAGGAAGAAGACAATCATTTGACTGATAAGGTAAGTAAGAGAGGACCTGAAACTGaagttataattataatattgtgataatcgcaattgttgtaattggctgaatttacgaCATATTTTTTGCTATATAATTTGTACATTCTGGCCTGTAGCCAGAGATGATTGCAATTGTCACACTATTTCTAATTAGTTTGCAGAAAGTAAGTGAAaatacagtctaagatagaagccaACTTAAGGAGAAGTAGATGAACATATTTTTTCAACTCATACCTCAAATCCAAATTTGTGCATTATTAAATCACTTGCTAGTATGGTTTGACTGGTAGGATGGTAAATAGCCGCGCCCGAAGCCTCCAATGGATCATACCTGAGTTagtattaagaaaaaaaaatcccaaCCTCAACATATTCCCAACCCAATTGGTTTTGGTTAGAAAAGCAACCCACATAGGTAACATTAcagtcataaataataatattgatcaTTGTTTTTAGGATTTACTAGATATTGTAGAACAACTAGCTCTGGGTGGTCATGGGGATAAAGTTGAACAGATATTCCCTCACTTACACAAATCCGCCGGCTACAACCAAGAAGTGTGCAACCTCATTCTCAAGCTCCTGAACAAAGGTCATGAGGATATCGCCAAGAAAGTCATGAAAACAATGCCCAAAGCTTCAAACCAAGAAGACACAATGTTCAAAGGTGCTTTCTACATAAAACATTTGTTAAAAGTAAAGAAATCTGCCGATGAAATAATTCAATCTTGTAGGGAACTTCAGGACGAAGGTCTTGTACCTAATGCGTTATACATTGCGACAGAAGCATCATTGAATCAAGGACGCACTGAATTAGCCCTAAAACTCTTCAAAGAACTCCAAAAAGACGGCATGGAAATAAGGCAACATTACTATTGGCCCCTCCTAGTACAAAAAGGCAAAGAGCGCGACGAAGAAGGTCTTTTGCAAATCCTTCGCAATATGGCCAATGAAGGTCTAACACCAACTGGGGAAGCTCTTAGAGATTACGTCATTCCTTATATGATGGAGACTGATACTCCGCAAAATATAATCACGAAGCTACAACTGGCTAATGTACCGATATTCCATAGTGCGAGAAATGTAATGGTTGAACTTTTACATGCTGGGGAAATACAAAAAGCCGCTAACATAGCGTTTAACTATCGTCCAAGAGGGCAGTTTGCTTTAATAAGACGCCCGCTTATAAACGCG
Encoded here:
- the LOC123869697 gene encoding malate dehydrogenase, cytoplasmic gives rise to the protein MAAPIKVVVTGAAGQIAYSLLYQVASGAVFGPDQPVFLHLLDIAPMMGVLEGVVMELADCALPLLAGVLPTANPEEAFKDVAAAFLVGAMPRREGMERKDLLSANVRIFKEQGQALDKVARKDVKVLVVGNPANTNALICSKYAPSIPKENFTAMTRLDQNRAQSQLAAKIGVPVQDVKNVIIWGNHSSTQFPDASNAVVKVGGAEKPVPAAINDDNYLKTTFVSTVQKRGAAVIAARKMSSALSAAKAASDHMRDWFLGSGDRWVSMGVISDGSYGTPRDVVYSFPVTTSNGRWKIVEGLTISDFAREKLDLTGKELVEEKQDALDVCKD